In a single window of the Anguilla rostrata isolate EN2019 chromosome 6, ASM1855537v3, whole genome shotgun sequence genome:
- the dars2 gene encoding aspartate--tRNA ligase, mitochondrial isoform X2 — protein sequence MVRSSWLVKIKPRWTDPSAIFLFDRFRQSSFSPRTHACAEIRPKHVGEEVTLCGWIQYRRHDLFVILRDFSGLIQLLIPQDESLVHLKNTLCGLPLESVIKVTGKVIHRPPGQENKEMPTGAIEVCVGSLKVLNVCKKLPFEIKDFVKKSESLRMQYRYLDLRSAQMQSNLRLRSQLVMKMREFLCNIHGFVDVETPTLFKRTPGGAKEFLVPSRDPGRFYSLPQSPQQFKQLLMVAGLDRYFQVARCYRDEGSKPDRQPEFTQVDIEMSFVDQTGIQTLVEGLIQHCWPEAMCPVSVPFPSLTYADAMREYGVDKPDTRFGMKLVDVSETFRGTEVGFLREAVNHPEGCVQAICVPGGATHLKNKDLESIKQTAQAQFNQELSVVVLKADGSWKSPLSKHLSDSVKQQLLQKMEAEAGDLLLLAAGAAEGVRPLLGKLRLQCAELLEAQGVAIRDPSAFHFLWVVDFPLFLPKEEDPGRLESAHHPFTAPHPEDAALLYSEPHKVRSQHYDLVLNGSEIGGGSIRIHRASMQQYVLEKVLKEDSSLLSHLMEALDSGAPPHGGIALGLDRLVAIIVGAPSIRDVIAFPKSFRGHDLMSGAPDFVSEEELKPYHISVNWPTEDQGVEGN from the exons ATGGTACGGTCCAGTTGGCTGGTCAAAATCAAACCAAGATGGACTGATCCAAgtgcaatttttctttttgatcgCTTCA GACAGAGCAGTTTCTCGCCCAGGACTCACGCCTGTGCGGAAATCCGCCCCAAACACGTTGGCGAGGAGGTGACCCTATGTGGGTGGATCCAGTACCGTAG ACATGACTTGTTTGTCATCCTGAGAGACTTCAGTGGTCTGATACAGCTCCTTATCCCACAAGATGAG TCTTTAGTGCATTTGAAGAACACTCTCTGTGGTCTACCACTTGAGTCTGTCATCAAGGTAACCGGAAAGGTCATCCATCGTCCACCAGGGCAGGAGAACAAG GAGATGCCCACTGGAGCGATTGAAGTCTGTGTTGGGAGTCTCAAGGTCTTAAATGTCTGCAAAAAGTTGCCCTTTGAAATCAAAGACTTTGTAAAA AAGTCTGAGTCCCTGCGTATGCAGTACCGCTACCTGGACCTCCGTTCTGCTCAAATGCAGTCCAACCTTAGGCTGAGGTCTCAGCTTGTGATGAAAATGAGAGAGTTTCTTTGCAATATACACG GGTTCGTTGATGTTGAAACCCCCACCTTATTTAAGCGGACCCCTGGA gGTGCAAAGGAGTTTTTGGTGCCCTCTCGGGATCCTGGTCGATTTTACTCACTCCCGCAGAGTCCacagcagtttaaacagctgcTAATGGTGGCTGGCCTCGACAG GTATTTCCAGGTGGCTCGCTGCTACAGAGATGAGGGTTCCAAGCCTGACAGACAGCCTGAATTCACACAG GTGGACATAGAAATGTCCTTTGTGGATCAGACGGGGATCCAGACTCTGGTAGAGGGTCTAATTCAGCACTGCTGGCCGGAGGCGATGTGCCCTGTCTCTGtgcccttcccctccctcacctaCGCTGATGCGATGAGGGAGTACGGGGTGGATAAACCTGACACCCGATTCGGAATGAAG CTTGTGGATGTGAGTGAGACATTCCGTGGCACAGAGGTGGGGTTCCTGAGGGaagctgtcaatcaccctgAGGGGTGTGTCCAGGCAATCTGTGTGCCTGGTGGGGCG ACACATTTGAAGAATAAGGATTTGGAATCCATTAAACAAACAGCCCAGGCCCAGTTCAACCAG GAACTGAGTGTGGTTGTGCTGAAGGCAGACGGCTCATGGAAATCTCCCCTAAGCAAACACTTATCCGACTCGGTGAAGCAGCAGCTGCTTCAGAAAATGGAGGCTGAAGCTGGAGACCTGCTGCTTTTGGCCGCTGGTGCGGCAGAGGGTGTG CGCCCCCTCCTGGGGAAACTGAGGCTGCAGTGCGCCGAGCTGCTGGAGGCCCAGGGAGTAGCCATCAGGGACCCTTCTGCCTTTCACTTCCTGTGGGTGGTGGACTTTCCCCTGTTCCTCCCCAAAGAGGAGGACCCAGGGCGGCTGGAGTCTGCTCACCACCCCTTCACCGCACCCCACCCTGAGGATGCAGCGCTCCTGTACTCTGAGCCACACAAG GTCCGCAGCCAGCATTATGACTTGGTTCTGAATGGATCTGAGATCGGAGGGGGATCCATCCGCATTCACAGGGCCTCCATGCAGCAGTATGTGCTAGAGAAAGTCCTGAAG GAGGattcctccctgctctctcacctGATGGAGGCGCTGGACTCTGGTGCTCCCCCGCACGGAGGGATTGCATTGG GCTTGGACCGCCTGGTGGCCATCATAGTGGGCGCTCCCAGCATTAGGGACGTGATCGCGTTCCCCAAATCCTTCCGGGGTCATGACCTTATGAGCGGCGCCCCAGACTTTGTCTCTGAGGAGGAGCTGAAGCCCTACCACATTAGTGTGAACTGGCCCACAGAGGACCAGGGAGTCGAGGGGAACTAG
- the dars2 gene encoding aspartate--tRNA ligase, mitochondrial isoform X1, with the protein MSSKFGMFLQRFVNAARLSLPLRLSSKGMHVRVTKNPVSFAKHRSIPWIFTRYRFYSTCTGQSSFSPRTHACAEIRPKHVGEEVTLCGWIQYRRHDLFVILRDFSGLIQLLIPQDESLVHLKNTLCGLPLESVIKVTGKVIHRPPGQENKEMPTGAIEVCVGSLKVLNVCKKLPFEIKDFVKKSESLRMQYRYLDLRSAQMQSNLRLRSQLVMKMREFLCNIHGFVDVETPTLFKRTPGGAKEFLVPSRDPGRFYSLPQSPQQFKQLLMVAGLDRYFQVARCYRDEGSKPDRQPEFTQVDIEMSFVDQTGIQTLVEGLIQHCWPEAMCPVSVPFPSLTYADAMREYGVDKPDTRFGMKLVDVSETFRGTEVGFLREAVNHPEGCVQAICVPGGATHLKNKDLESIKQTAQAQFNQELSVVVLKADGSWKSPLSKHLSDSVKQQLLQKMEAEAGDLLLLAAGAAEGVRPLLGKLRLQCAELLEAQGVAIRDPSAFHFLWVVDFPLFLPKEEDPGRLESAHHPFTAPHPEDAALLYSEPHKVRSQHYDLVLNGSEIGGGSIRIHRASMQQYVLEKVLKEDSSLLSHLMEALDSGAPPHGGIALGLDRLVAIIVGAPSIRDVIAFPKSFRGHDLMSGAPDFVSEEELKPYHISVNWPTEDQGVEGN; encoded by the exons ATGTCCTCGAAATTCGGAATGTTCCTTCAGCGGTTTGTAAACGCTGCCAGGTTGTCGCTGCCTCTAAGGTTGTCTTCGAAAGGGATGCATGTTCGTGTCACCAAAAATCCGGTATCTTTCGCAAAACATAGAAGCATTCCCTGGATTTTCACTCGCTACAGATTTTACAGCACTTGCACAG GACAGAGCAGTTTCTCGCCCAGGACTCACGCCTGTGCGGAAATCCGCCCCAAACACGTTGGCGAGGAGGTGACCCTATGTGGGTGGATCCAGTACCGTAG ACATGACTTGTTTGTCATCCTGAGAGACTTCAGTGGTCTGATACAGCTCCTTATCCCACAAGATGAG TCTTTAGTGCATTTGAAGAACACTCTCTGTGGTCTACCACTTGAGTCTGTCATCAAGGTAACCGGAAAGGTCATCCATCGTCCACCAGGGCAGGAGAACAAG GAGATGCCCACTGGAGCGATTGAAGTCTGTGTTGGGAGTCTCAAGGTCTTAAATGTCTGCAAAAAGTTGCCCTTTGAAATCAAAGACTTTGTAAAA AAGTCTGAGTCCCTGCGTATGCAGTACCGCTACCTGGACCTCCGTTCTGCTCAAATGCAGTCCAACCTTAGGCTGAGGTCTCAGCTTGTGATGAAAATGAGAGAGTTTCTTTGCAATATACACG GGTTCGTTGATGTTGAAACCCCCACCTTATTTAAGCGGACCCCTGGA gGTGCAAAGGAGTTTTTGGTGCCCTCTCGGGATCCTGGTCGATTTTACTCACTCCCGCAGAGTCCacagcagtttaaacagctgcTAATGGTGGCTGGCCTCGACAG GTATTTCCAGGTGGCTCGCTGCTACAGAGATGAGGGTTCCAAGCCTGACAGACAGCCTGAATTCACACAG GTGGACATAGAAATGTCCTTTGTGGATCAGACGGGGATCCAGACTCTGGTAGAGGGTCTAATTCAGCACTGCTGGCCGGAGGCGATGTGCCCTGTCTCTGtgcccttcccctccctcacctaCGCTGATGCGATGAGGGAGTACGGGGTGGATAAACCTGACACCCGATTCGGAATGAAG CTTGTGGATGTGAGTGAGACATTCCGTGGCACAGAGGTGGGGTTCCTGAGGGaagctgtcaatcaccctgAGGGGTGTGTCCAGGCAATCTGTGTGCCTGGTGGGGCG ACACATTTGAAGAATAAGGATTTGGAATCCATTAAACAAACAGCCCAGGCCCAGTTCAACCAG GAACTGAGTGTGGTTGTGCTGAAGGCAGACGGCTCATGGAAATCTCCCCTAAGCAAACACTTATCCGACTCGGTGAAGCAGCAGCTGCTTCAGAAAATGGAGGCTGAAGCTGGAGACCTGCTGCTTTTGGCCGCTGGTGCGGCAGAGGGTGTG CGCCCCCTCCTGGGGAAACTGAGGCTGCAGTGCGCCGAGCTGCTGGAGGCCCAGGGAGTAGCCATCAGGGACCCTTCTGCCTTTCACTTCCTGTGGGTGGTGGACTTTCCCCTGTTCCTCCCCAAAGAGGAGGACCCAGGGCGGCTGGAGTCTGCTCACCACCCCTTCACCGCACCCCACCCTGAGGATGCAGCGCTCCTGTACTCTGAGCCACACAAG GTCCGCAGCCAGCATTATGACTTGGTTCTGAATGGATCTGAGATCGGAGGGGGATCCATCCGCATTCACAGGGCCTCCATGCAGCAGTATGTGCTAGAGAAAGTCCTGAAG GAGGattcctccctgctctctcacctGATGGAGGCGCTGGACTCTGGTGCTCCCCCGCACGGAGGGATTGCATTGG GCTTGGACCGCCTGGTGGCCATCATAGTGGGCGCTCCCAGCATTAGGGACGTGATCGCGTTCCCCAAATCCTTCCGGGGTCATGACCTTATGAGCGGCGCCCCAGACTTTGTCTCTGAGGAGGAGCTGAAGCCCTACCACATTAGTGTGAACTGGCCCACAGAGGACCAGGGAGTCGAGGGGAACTAG
- the cenpl gene encoding centromere protein L produces the protein MGTRVVQICFLFYLCCFLSVMETRVSAITTPINETAPHRRTKSYGFSRRSLGVELTSHFGCTPGQLTAVRIPTSRGIPKPRNLTEQVDPEHVALIVKKEWKLSYVTPLYQFRHTQLQSYSKQLASFLVAEKQQGVAVEVGQELGFKVVFTAALGLAETEDDAETVLIQIQSKSAFPAEGETAKVVWSGWLSCVSGDVEYLKALPPDFTCLPLFGTSGAESLTTLVMSWFERTFDCYFGPLGINSTNLEWLAALWTGCHSDTNIRYLKLAWTVPAQPPLDVSYTVHPQDAWELWDSIRQESGLRDTVDIEEVNCFIRGLESHFFRHFRIYLSAGTLTKVATSLGSAHKDGKIRIASSDMMTSVLALLTECALLKMPI, from the exons ATGGGAACGCGCGTCGTTCaaatttgtttcctgttttacttgtgctgttttttgtcaGTCATGGAGACGCGAGTAAG CGCAATCACGACCCCTATAAATGAGACCGCGCCACACAGAAGGACCAAAAGTTATGGGTTTTCACGCCGAAGTCTTGGTGTTGAATTGACATCTCATTTCGGGTGTACACCAGGTCAACTTACTGCTGTACGAATACCAACAAGCAGAGGGATTCCCAAACCACGCAACCTTACA GAACAAGTTGACCCAGAACACGTCGCTCTCATTGTGAAGAAAGAATGGAAGCTTTCCTACGTTACACCTTTATATCAGTTTAGACATACTCAGCTTCAGTCTTACTCAAAACAACTAGCCTCGTTCTTAGTGGCTGAAAAGCAGCAGGGAGTTGCTGTGGAAGTTGGTCAAGAGCTTGGCTTCAAAGTGGTCTTCACCGCAGCTCTTGGACTGGCAGAGACTGAAGATGATGCCGAGACGGTTTTAATACAG ATCCAGTCAAAATCTGCTTTTCCTGCCGAGGGGGAAACTGCCAAGGTGGTGTGGAGCGGGTGGCTGAGCTGTGTCAGTGGTGATGTGGAGTACCTAAAGGCCCTGCCCCCCGACTTCACCTGCCTGCCTCTGTTTGGCACCAGTGGGGCAGAGTCCCTCACCACCTTGGTCATGTCCTGGTTTGAGAGGACATTTGACTGTTACTTTGGCCCTTTGGGCATCAATTCCACTAACCTCGAGTGGCTAGCTGCCCTATGGACTGGGTGCCACTCTGACACCAACATCCGCTACCTGAAGTTAGCATGGACGGTCCCAGCTCAACCCCCTCTGGATGTCTCTTACACCGTTCACCCACAGGACGCCTGGGAACTCTGGGACAGCATTCGGCAAGAGAGTGGCCTGAGGGACACAGTGGACATTGAGGAGGTCAACTGTTTCATCCGAGGGCTGGAATCCCATTTTTTTCGCCATTTCAGAATCTACCTGTCAGCTGGGACCTTAACTAAGGTGGCCACATCTCTGGGCTCTGCTCACAAGGACGGAAAAATCAGG ATTGCAAGCAGTGACATGATGACCTCGGTCCTTGCCCTGCTGACTGAATGTGCGCTTCTGAAAATGCCCATCTGA
- the klhl20 gene encoding kelch-like protein 20, protein MDAKLMRRGTSARPDTTGMDITSRCTLGDPNKLPEGVPQPARMPYVSDKHPRQTLEVINLLRKHRELCDVVLVVGAKKIYAHRVILSACSPYFRAMFTGELAESRQTEVVIRDIDERAMELLIDFAYTSQVTVEEGNVQTLLPAACLLQLAEIQEACCEFLKRQLDPSNCLGIRAFADTHSCRELLRIADKFTQHNFQEVMESEEFMLLPANQLIDIISSDELNVRSEEQVFNAVMAWVKYSIQERRPQLPQVLQHVRLPLLSPKFLVGTVGSDPLIKSDEECRDLVDEAKNYLLLPQERPLMQGPRTRPRKPIRCGEVLFAVGGWCSGDAISSVERYDPQTNEWRMVASMSKRRCGVGVSVLDDLLYAVGGHDGSSYLNSVERYDPKTNQWSSDVAPTSTCRTSVGVAVLGGYLYAVGGQDGVSCLNIVERYDPKENKWTRVASMSTRRLGVAVAVLGGFLYAVGGSDGTSPLNTVERYNPQENRWHTVAPMGTRRKHLGCAVYQDMIYSVGGRDDTTELSSAERYNPRTNQWSPVVAMTSRRSGVGLAVVNGQLMAVGGFDGTTYLKTIEVYDPDANTWRLYGGMNYRRLGGGVGVIKMTHCESHIW, encoded by the exons ATGGATGCAAAACTAATGCGCAG GGGTACCAGTGCTCGCCCAGACACCACCGGAATGGACATCACCAGTCGTTGCACCCTGGGTGACCCCAACAAGCTCCCGGAGGGCGTTCCCCAGCCGGCGCGGATGCCCTACGTGTCGGACAAGCACCCCCGGCAGACCCTGGAGGTGATCAACCTGCTGCGCAAGCACCGGGAGCTCTGCGacgtggtgctggtggtgggagCCAAGAAGATCTACGCCCACCGGGTGATCCTGTCGGCCTGCAGCCCCTACTTCCGCGCCATGTTCACGGGCGAGCTGGCCGAGAGCCGGCAGACGGAGGTGGTGATCCGCGACATCGACGAGCGGGCCATGGAGCTGCTCATCGACTTCGCCTACACGTCGCAGGTGACGGTGGAGGAGGGCAACGTGCAGACCCTGCTGCCCgccgcctgcctgctgcagctggccgAGATCCAGGAGGCGTGCTGCGAGTTCCTCAAGCGCCAGCTGGACCCCTCCAACTGCCTGGGCATCCGCGCCTTTGCCGACACGCACTCCTGCCGGGAGCTGCTGCGCATCGCTGACAAGTTCACCCAGCACAACTTCCAGGAG GTGATGGAGAGCGAGGAGTTTATGCTGCTGCCGGCCAATCAGCTGATCGATATCATCTCCAGTGACGAATTGAACGTACGCAGTGAAGAGCAGGTGTTCAACGCTGTCatggcctgggtcaaatacagcATACAGGAACGCCGGCCACAGCTGCCGCAG GTACTTCAGCACGTCCGCCTGCCTCTTCTAAGCCCCAAGTTCCTGGTGGGGACTGTGGGGTCTGACCCCCTCATCAAGAGCGACGAGGAGTGCAG AGACTTAGTTGATGAAGCCAAGAACTACCTCCTCTTGCCACAAGAGCGCCCCCTAATGCAAGGACCACGCACTCGTCCCCGCAAGCCAATCCGTTGCGGAGAGGTCCTGTTTGCAG TTGGAGGGTGGTGCAGCGGTGACGCCATCTCCAGCGTGGAGCGCTACGACCCCCAGACCAACGAGTGGCGCATGGTGGCCTCCATGAGCAAGAGGCGCTGCGGCGTGGGCGTGAGCGTCCTGGACGACCTCCTGTACGCCGTGGGGGGTCACGACGGATCCTCGTACCTCAACAGCGTGGAGAG GTACGACCCCAAAACCAACCAGTGGAGCAGCGATGTGGCCCCCACCAGCACCTGCAGGACTAGTGTTGGGGTGGCAGTGCTGGGAGGGTACCTGTATGCGGTCGGAGGCCAGGATGGAGTCTCCTGCCTCAACATTGTGGAAAG ATACGACCCCAAGGAGAACAAGTGGACCCGAGTGGCATCCATGAGCACCCGGCGGCTGGGCGTGGCCGTAGCTGTGCTGGGGGGGTTTCTCTATGCAGTGGGGGGCTCGGACGGAACCTCCCCCCTCAACACag TGGAGAGGTACAACCCCCAGGAGAACCGCTGGCACACGGTGGCGCCGATGGGCACGCGACGGAAGCACCTGGGCTGTGCCGTGTACCAGGACATGATCTACTCCGTGGGCGGCCGCGACGACACCACCGAGCTGAGCAGCGCCGAGCGCTACAACCCCAGGACCAACCAGTGGTCCCCCGTGGTCGCCATGACGTCTCGGCGGAGCGGG GTTGGTTTAGCTGTGGTAAATGGACAGTTAATGGCTGTGGGAGGCTTTGATGGAACAACGTACCTGAAAACTATTGAGGTCTACGATCCCGATGCAAATACATGGAG GCTGTATGGCGGTATGAACTATCGGAGGCTGGGAGGAGGTGTCGGAGTTATCAAAATGACGCACTGTGAATCGCATATATGGTAA